The Malus domestica chromosome 10, GDT2T_hap1 nucleotide sequence GAAGACAGGCTCTTCACCTTACAGGTTTTCTTTAGTTCTAATGCCTTTAGATGCCTATCGGAAAGTAAAATGCAAAATATGACTTGCTAATTTGCATGTGTGGGTGCTAGCATTTTTGCCCCTCTATTTGTTACAACTTTGTCTACTGCTACTGTAGAGAAGGATTCGCTAAAACTGCTTTTTATTCTTCTGTCCTTAAAGACTAGAAATTGCATTAATTATTAATCTGCATTCACTATTGAGGAAGCTGAACTTTCacccctttttttaatatagcaAGCTGAACTGTCACCATGCCTTCATTCTCTCCCCTCTAACTGTTACCATGGTTAAGATTTTCACACTTATTAAAATGTGTTAGCCTTCCTGACAATTGTTGACTGCCATGTATTGTTCAATTAttccttttcctataaattttTCACGTTTAGATGTGCTGGCATATCCTAACTTCAGTTTTAGTTTGGcaatattatggtttttttttttatatcaaaagaCGAAGTCTGGTTTGGTTTTTATCTATTGACCAAATTAAGTTTATGTATAGACAGGTTAATTGTAAATTGATACGTCTCTCTGTCttctcctccctccctcccttctgCTTGCTCTCTTCCTCTAGTACATTGATTTGAACATTAAAATAAGGGTTTCAAGCTGTTCGTTGATGGAAATCAGATTATCAGAGAGATGAATTGTTTGTTAATTTCTTGTTATCTCAAATTAATCATTGTGAAACGAGTGGTCTTGTATGGCTATTGGGTGAAGATTGTAATCTAGgtatttaagtttgtttttagcATAACCAAGTAGAATTCATGTAAAGAATACATGTTTTCGGCACTTAGTTGATTGTCCTAATCATGATTTATCCCAGGAGTGCTTGTTAAGCCCTTAACCTCAGGTACTGTAGAAAATATTTTAGCTAACCACCTCTTCCACTATGTTCTCCAGTactcttttttatgtttttatattcTTGGATCAGTTGGCGGCTAATTGCGTCCTAACAGTCAGACCATATTCTGGTGTTTTGTCAGATCTGGGATACAGCTGGCCAAGAACGATTCCAAAGCCTTGGTGTAGCTTTTTACCGTGGTGCTGATTGCTGTGTTCTTGTGTATGATGTGAATTCAATGAAGTCGTTTGATAACCTTAACAACTGGAGGGAAGAATTTCTCATTCAGGTGTCTTTGGTTTTTTCactcttccttttcttccttaAGAATTGCATTGCGTTCAAACTCTTCCtgttaatttcatttttttggatAACTTACATTTccatttattaataaaaaaaaaaagaggaatggAACTTATGATGATGACGTCTTTTGCAGGCAAGTCCTTCAGATCCAGAAAACTTCCCATTTGTCGTTATTGGAAACAAAATTGATGTAGATGGTGGAAATAGTAGAGTGGTATGCATCCCTAATTGGAAAAGAAAGTgcatcttctctttctctctcacacacacaagTAGCTCTCATGAACATCTGATTAGCTATCCCATGTGCTTCAAGTCTACATGTCATTCATTTGTTTATTCTCCAGGTTTCAGAGAAAAAGGCTCGAGCTTGGTGTGCATCGAAAGGAAATATTCCATACTATGAAACCTCTGCAAAGGAAGGCATTAATGTGGAAGAAGCTTTCCAGTGCATAGCAACGGATGCTCTGAAGAGTGGGGAAGaggaagaaatgtaagttgaacTAGGAACACTATGCTAATGCACCGGAACATGCGCCGTGTGTTTTGATAGTTCATTTCATTTACTTGCATCACAAATTGAATCATCTAATACTAGGCAATTATTTTCCCTCGGAATTAAACATTGGGGCAATGTGCCGGTTGGTTTTTACAGATAACCTTTTCGATTCGGTGGGTTTCCTTAAAACTTAGTTTAACATTGTCAAATATAACAGCTGTCCCACTGACATATAAAACGTTTCAAATAATCAAAATTGGTGGTGCATGATGTCCTTTCGTTTCATCTTATAGTTCTGTGAGTGCTATATTCTAGGAAACTTATGGTTAGTGTGTATAATAATTTACTTCATTCGCTAAATATTGGTATTAGCAAGTGTGACGGTAGATATTCTGATTAATTCGACCCTTGAGAGTTATAATTTTTCCAGTGCTCATAAGTtgatattcttttattttgcttCATTTAGATACTTGCCGGATACGATTGATGTTGGAAGCAGCAATCAGCCAAGGTCAAGCGGATGCGAATGTTAAATATTGAACCCGAATTCTTTTCCAGTAAAAAATAAGTCATCTTTGGAAGTATATTTATTGGTATGCATGGGGTGACACTGTACATTTGTGTTTGTGTGGGAAACGAATTGGTCTCCTCATCAGTGCTCTTTCAGCTAGGTTGTATGGTGCCTTTCCTTCCAAGTTATGTTTGATTTCATCCCATTGATATCCAATTATTGTTATAGAACTGGTACGGTGTTGCAACATGTATTTTCAGGAGAATAACGCAGTTTTCATTAAATCGTAATGAGTTTCGTGGATTGATTACACGTTTCTGGTTTGATGCCTATAATCTTAATCAGTTGATGACAGGCTTCTCTATTCCAAGAAATACTGAATGACTGTCGGATCCTCTTAATGAAAAATTCCGGGGTTATGATATGAACTCTGGCCGgaatttgaaaaaatttccGGCGAGTCTGCAACATCCATCTCCCTGCCCAAACTAATTCTCGCATGTGGAATGGCTTATTTTTCGGTCATGACTCATGATAGCGTGAATGGAGCCTAGTTTCCAATCCACCTTCAACGTTTTGTGACCCATTCAATACTAGCTTGATCTTAATCTCTTGAAACTATGGAAATTCATCATCCAAAGGTTCcaaacagagctttgggattCTAACCACTTTGAGGAAATTCAAGCACGGCTCTAGAGGttccaaaaaaattgtcttcCGCAATGGAATCCGATAAGTCATATTTTGAGTATTGTACACGTAGAAACCGCTCCAAAGCCAAGTAACTATGGTATCCCCTACAGGTTACTTAAGGGCGCTTTGGGGCAAACTAGTAGCCATACCAACTTTACTGAATGACAAGAATGCAACACTGCTATGCGTAAAGTCAATAGTCAATTGCAGCAATGATTTTTCTTGAGTACCTACAGGCTTTGAGTACCTACATGCACTGAGGCGCATAATTAACCGGATTTGGTCCAATGGCTTAAACTAAGTGGCCAAGGACCCATTGGATCAAATCCGACCGTCAATTGTGTTGGCACTGAAAGCCCGTAGAAGTCAAGAAGAAATCCATGAACAGCATTTAACTTGAATGGAAGCTTACATAGGGTAGATAACAAACTCTAAATGCATATTTTGGTCTCCATATTACAATAAACAAGTCAATGGTGCCAAGCCATAAAGAGAAAAACCTTGCAACACATTCCCTAAATCATTAGGAACTCAATTACACAAGGCTCACTGATACCTAAAGCAAATTAGGATGGTCAGTGGACATACATAAAAAATGAGATACTTTTCCTCCCCAACTTaacccttctttttttctttgcttaGCTTGTCACCTCATAAGGTTTACATGGTTAGAGATGAAATATCCAAAACAGAGCAAAGTGGATTGTTGAAAATCGCCCCGAAAAGCCCTCGTCTGTTTTCTAAATAGCAATGTCAGCAGCATGGGCAAAGGCTGTCTCAGTGTAGCAGCAGAGCAACCACAGATCCGCCCATCTCTAACTCACTCTTGGTACAAAAGATAATTGATGACGGTTGCAGGAGAATAATTAATATCTATTCATATGCCCTCAGGTGTTTAATTGGACCCATCTGACTAAAGTTTGTCCTGGCTAGGAGGCCGTAGTGAACTTCCTGCCAATGTTGTGGCTGAAAATTGGTTCGAAGTCGGGGCTGCTGCCCCCATGGGTCTTGACATAGGTGGCCTGTGGGAAGTTATGCCTAGCGGGGGCCTTGGACTTGGGTTTGCCATATTCATGGCCATTCTATTGGCAGGCATTGATGATGGCATGCCTCTAGATGAACCTGGTAAGCCAAGGCGGGATGCAATTATCTGGGCTCGCTCATGGTAGAGCTTCTGTCTTGACCTGTCCAATTGCTCTCTTACCCTCATTACAACATGTTCCATCTCGTTGAAGAAACCTAATTTGGCTTCCAACTTATGCAACTGCAGTTAAACAGAAACCTTCAAAAAGTTAAACTTCTATAATTAATAGCAAACAAACAATAGGTAGGTTTGGCATTTTAGACGACCTGCTTCTCCACCAACATTGCTGCAAGTTGTCGGATTTGATCTTCTTCCTGTTCTGCTAGAAGCTTTGCCTTCACTGCAGCCGCTGACACCGCGGAAACTGCAGCAAGCTTTAATTTATCAATTTTCTGACCCACTTTTGTCTCCGTACTGtcatgtttttctattttacCATCTTTAGTTTGATCCTCACCTGTAAAGTATAAACAAACCGGAGATCATTATATCATGGGCATTGAACTTGGAATTCATGAAACTCAACTTGTTGAACAAACTGTTTCCTTTTTTCAGCTCATGTGTTACACAGTATTAATTATCCAACCATAACTGGCATGCAAAAAAACCATTCCCagttacaaaaataataataaataattcaGGATACGAGAGAAGAGAGACAGAAACGTACTTGCTCCCTTTTCAACTACTGAATTTGATGCAACTGGTTGCTGAGGCTCGTCCCTTTGTGGGGTCTGAGAATCACACACCATATCTACATCCTTTAGTACCACTGTACGTTCAGGGGGTTCTTGTGATTTGGCAGTAACCAGTGGCTGAGGCTCATTTATTTCTGTAGCAAGAGAATTAGATACATCTACATCTTTTGCTTCTTCAGATTGAAGAGGTTCCTCGACTGAACTTGATGTAACTGGTTGTTGAGTCTCATTTTTTGTAGAGGGAACTGCATCAGACATATCCACATCCCTTCCTGTCTCTGTAGGTTCAGAAGGCTTTCCTGCTCCTTCTGCTGATTCCTTCTCAGAACTTGTTTGATGCCCTGTCTCCACTTTTGAGTCAGTTGACTCCCCCGCAGTAGTTGGCGATTCATCCCTTGTTAACTCTAAATTGTCCGATTTCTTCAAATTATCATTTCCTACTTCCTCATGAGAAACTATGTCATCTTGTTCTTTTGCAGACTGCGACTTTTCTTCAGTAGAAGGTTTTTCAAGTTTCTTGTCACTGTTATCATTTGATAAATCTTTATCTTCCAAACCTGAGGTGGAGTTATCCGCTTTCTGGCTTTTGTCTTCATGAACTTTGTCTTTTTGCGTCTCCCCTTCAGCAGAAACACTGCAATTCCATCACGGACATCAGATAGAATATACAAAGACTGGTAGAGGATAAATTCTCCACACCAAAGCGCATACCTATCAGGACCAGCCTGTTCCTTACTGTCATTCGGTGGATCTTCCAAAATAAAGCAATGCCTTGCAGCCAGCTCAGTTCCAGGAGAACTGGCAGATATAGATTTCAAAGAATTATGTGCTGAAGCAATAGCAGCATCAGGTCCCACCAAACGTGCAAAGAATGCTGCCTGTAAAAGAGTGGAACCTATAAGTAGTGACACATTAGCAATACCTGAATGCCAAAGTATTAGTTATATTTTTGCTTATTGCAAGGTGATTCAACCCCAAGATATGAGAGCAGGTTTGGTAAACCGTAAAAGACatcacatgcatgcatgcactcATACATGCACACATACATTATACATCCAATTAAATATGCCTGGATGAAAAGGAATAATACAATAGCAGATCAAGTCAAATGCTTCTACAGAAAGGGGTGAGCAGTTACAAATTACATTTCAGTCATATAACTTTTGTCAATATGCAAAAAATTCTCAATGTACATGAAGTCGCTAATCTGAAATATAATATGGAAAGCAATTGCCAAATCACTAGGCACTCTCAAGTtacttattaattaatttatttctttctttgtggGACAAGTTCAACACACTTACTTGTGTCACTAACTACCCACATATGCACCATATATCCTCACATAAGCAATGAACTTACCAATGCCATGGCAGGGTTGCCAACTTCTGTAAATGAAAGGTGGCCTTCAGATGTTGGAGGATaaccaacaacttcaaatgctTCTTTAAGCGCCTTCAGTGCAAAGTTCTCATCTGTTTCCTGATCAACTTTCAATTCACCGGTATCTTCCAATGTTGAAGTTTCCTGACCGTCTTTAACTTCATTCAAATCTTCTGGCTTTGAAGTATCCTCTCCAACATTTACTTCTGTCCCTTGTTTTGAAGTTTCCATCAGGGAAGTTTGGGGGTCACTCTCATTAACAGCAGTCTTATTCTCTGTTGTTTCAGGGACATCTTTGGGGGCCGAAAAATCATTTCCAGTTGAAGTTGGATCTGCAGTCTCTTTGGCACTACCCTCCAAACCATCCTCATAATCAAGAAAAGTGTCCTCAATTGGCATTTGAACAAAGTGCAGTATACATtgagcttttgtttttgttgcaaCATGTTCAGCAATCTCATTCCAGTTTTCTTTATAAAGTTCTAATGCTTCAAGGAGAAGAAGAGTCTCCTGATCTGTCCAGTTCCCACCACTAACCCCAGGAGCTTCAGCAGGCTCCATAAGAATGAAATCTGATGAAGACATGCCAGAGTCGAATTTCCCATTATTAAAGCAATCAGTGCATAGATCAAAATCTGCCTGTTAAAATGAACGTAATCAGCAAATGCAATAAAAGTAAATAGGGAATGGAAATAAGaagataatttatatataatgatgaCATCCACTTCATCAAACAGAAACTTCCATCACCCTGACATGAAAACTATGCTAGATAGGCTTCTCGAGGTGGAACGCCTTATAAATAACAGAAAGTTACTTTAAAACAATAGCAAAGAGAATTCACCAGGGAGTATTAACAATCTAATGTCAGCAGGTGATAGCTGCAAACCTCCCCGAGATGAAAATAATCATAGACCTAACAACTCTGATGTGGACAGATATAGCTTCATAATAAACGATAGTTTGACTGCATACTAACCACACACTACGGGCATAACAAATACAAATCATTGAAAGGTTAGGCAAAATGACTTGCTTTTCTAACTAAACAATAATCTTCATGTTTAGGACCAACATGAATATtgcacaattaaaaattaaatagagTAACAGTCAGAAAAAATGGTCAGCAAGGTGTATCCTTCCATAAGCAAGCACCACTACAAAATTCATTATAAAATCAACAATAGTTCTAAAAGAACAAACCTGCTTCTGGCAATGGTATCGCTTACGTGAGCAATCAGCTGAACAAGAGTTGCAATGGTACTCAACAGATGGTCCCTCAGGCCACACCAACTCTTCAGCAATTGCAGACTCAGGAAACAACCCAGATGGTAATGTTGGGGTTGTTATATTAGTCTTGGGAACAACTGATGAACGTGATTGTAATTCTTCAAAGTGATACAACTTATCAACCAAAGAATCCTTTTCTGCCACCCCATCACTATTGGCACTGGCCACAGCAGAACCTGTTGGTGGGAATGGGTTGAAGTTAATCAAACCCCAGTGGTCCAAAAATTCCAGTACTTCTTGTCTAGCATCAAATTCTCCAACTTCAAGCTCCAACAAATCCTTTAATTCAATAAATGTGCCCGGATTTGCATGGAATTTCTTCATGATGCAATTACGGATCTCCAAGTATACATCAGGCGTCCGAGTCTCAGACTTCCCATTAAAGAAAGACGCCAACATTTGCTCCTCAATGGAGTGAACCTTTGTCCATGAAAACCAACCTAGAAGCCAGAACAATAATCCAATCAAGATGCAAGTTTAAAAACACATAAAAGGCCTCCGCTCCACAGATTGAAAACAATGATTTTAAGAACACATAGTATCAACACTAATGTTTTCTTAGCTCCATCAAATAATGCCTGCAGACTAAATTCATCTTAACGACTTTCGCCCAATGTATTTTCCCTAAGTActttcatttaagcaacatttCAATGTGAAGCTTCAAACAAGTTGAGCAAATGGAAATTTAGCTCAGCCTCTCACTTTCACTAAACAAAAACTACACACTACATCGAATCGCAACCAAAACCGACACAAAAGATTCAAACTTTCACTCAATTCTAATCAAAATGTGCATAAAAAGGAAGATTTTTCACAATAGCCAAAGAGTCTCACCGCAATGACTAGGAACAACATGAGCATTGGCACCGCGAGATCTAATGGCTTCAAACTCAGCCTCCATAGAAGCCTCCAGAGCCTCCAACTCGCTCTCCCGTTTCACCAGCTCAGCCACAGCCTCCCCCACCGGGTCAGGCCGCTTGGCTTGCGCCGCCGGCTTCGCAGCAGCCCCAGCTGCTGAAGCCGAAGCCGAAGCGAGGCTGCTAGGGCCCTGACGGGCCCGGGTCAACGGGCCGTTGTGGATCGGAGTGTGAGAAAGCAAAGGCTTCTCGCGAGCGAAACGTTTGGACGGCGTGGATGAAGAGGTTGAGCCGCCGAGGCTGCTTGCCTTTCGCTTTTGTGCTCCGCCGCGGCGCCGGGTAGAAGACGGCTCGGTGGCCGGAGAGTCGGCATTTGACGCCGGCTGAGTTCCGGCGGCGTCACGGCGTTTTTCTTCCATGGATTATTGTTTGTGTTGATTGGGAGGGTTTGGTATGCCAATTTGGGCTTTTTTGTGCGCTCCTGCGCGGCACTCTAAGATGTACACAGATTCGCACTGTTGCTGTTGATTGATACTGCCACTCTTAAACGTCATCCTTCCAACTCGAGAAAAGATAGTTTGGATTAAGGAAGAGAGTAACGTTTGATAGATCATTTTTTCAcataaaatttgtaaattatgtgatgtgttattattgatatgattaaataagcacgttaatcaacaatCATGTCATATAGTTTATAAAATAAGGTTTAAATAGATAGTTTATCTCGCATTTCAAGTGAAAATGCTTTTACCAATAGTAGTAATTCTTTCGTCAATTATTGT carries:
- the LOC103454250 gene encoding ras-related protein Rab7; this encodes MPSRRRTLLKVIILGDSGVGKTSLMNQYVNKKFSNQYKATIGADFLTKEVQFEDRLFTLQIWDTAGQERFQSLGVAFYRGADCCVLVYDVNSMKSFDNLNNWREEFLIQASPSDPENFPFVVIGNKIDVDGGNSRVVSEKKARAWCASKGNIPYYETSAKEGINVEEAFQCIATDALKSGEEEEIYLPDTIDVGSSNQPRSSGCEC
- the LOC103454251 gene encoding SWI/SNF complex subunit SWI3D, with product MEEKRRDAAGTQPASNADSPATEPSSTRRRGGAQKRKASSLGGSTSSSTPSKRFAREKPLLSHTPIHNGPLTRARQGPSSLASASASAAGAAAKPAAQAKRPDPVGEAVAELVKRESELEALEASMEAEFEAIRSRGANAHVVPSHCGWFSWTKVHSIEEQMLASFFNGKSETRTPDVYLEIRNCIMKKFHANPGTFIELKDLLELEVGEFDARQEVLEFLDHWGLINFNPFPPTGSAVASANSDGVAEKDSLVDKLYHFEELQSRSSVVPKTNITTPTLPSGLFPESAIAEELVWPEGPSVEYHCNSCSADCSRKRYHCQKQADFDLCTDCFNNGKFDSGMSSSDFILMEPAEAPGVSGGNWTDQETLLLLEALELYKENWNEIAEHVATKTKAQCILHFVQMPIEDTFLDYEDGLEGSAKETADPTSTGNDFSAPKDVPETTENKTAVNESDPQTSLMETSKQGTEVNVGEDTSKPEDLNEVKDGQETSTLEDTGELKVDQETDENFALKALKEAFEVVGYPPTSEGHLSFTEVGNPAMALAAFFARLVGPDAAIASAHNSLKSISASSPGTELAARHCFILEDPPNDSKEQAGPDSVSAEGETQKDKVHEDKSQKADNSTSGLEDKDLSNDNSDKKLEKPSTEEKSQSAKEQDDIVSHEEVGNDNLKKSDNLELTRDESPTTAGESTDSKVETGHQTSSEKESAEGAGKPSEPTETGRDVDMSDAVPSTKNETQQPVTSSSVEEPLQSEEAKDVDVSNSLATEINEPQPLVTAKSQEPPERTVVLKDVDMVCDSQTPQRDEPQQPVASNSVVEKGASEDQTKDGKIEKHDSTETKVGQKIDKLKLAAVSAVSAAAVKAKLLAEQEEDQIRQLAAMLVEKQLHKLEAKLGFFNEMEHVVMRVREQLDRSRQKLYHERAQIIASRLGLPGSSRGMPSSMPANRMAMNMANPSPRPPLGITSHRPPMSRPMGAAAPTSNQFSATTLAGSSLRPPSQDKL